In the genome of Triticum urartu cultivar G1812 chromosome 5, Tu2.1, whole genome shotgun sequence, one region contains:
- the LOC125556506 gene encoding uncharacterized protein LOC125556506: MATQPHQSSKKFLQCEAPPAKRKMGPEQKTKKAGAPALAGKEAFTALELDVAEQLIRLSESSASSGGSFSYLRSVDTPTAPPAKGAIIPGGCVDWEEDEDDEVAGRQRRVKRYRLISEIYAATEPIGERSGSSRTKE, from the coding sequence ATGGCAACCCAGCCACACCAATCGTCCAAGAAATTCCTACAGTGCGAGGCACCCCCGGCGAAACGGAAGATGGGGCCGGAGCAGAAGACGAAGAAGGCCGGGGCGCCAGCACTGGCGGGGAAGGAGGCTTTCACGGCGCTCGAGCTCGACGTGGCCGAGCAGCTCATCCGCCTCAGCGAGAGCAGCGCGTCCTCGGGCGGGTCCTTCTCCTACCTCCGTTCCGTGGACACCCCGACGGCGCCGCCGGCTAAGGGCGCCATAATTCCTGGCGGTTGCGTGGACTGGGAGGAAGATGAGGACGACGAGGTGGCCGGAAGGCAGCGGAGGGTGAAGCGCTACCGCCTGATAAGCGAGATCTACGCCGCGACGGAGCCAATTGGAGAGCGCAGCGGCAGCAGCCGGACGAAGGAATAG